One Vanessa cardui chromosome 14, ilVanCard2.1, whole genome shotgun sequence DNA segment encodes these proteins:
- the LOC124535047 gene encoding uncharacterized protein LOC124535047 has protein sequence MIRIQVNYRNASWSDTLWKIQLVLNITKQKTIRSSPLNILIGTETSTPVIRALVRDVALDTTSPNREAFREMSRNRVRTLLKDNQAKQDNRVNKNRHEPRKFNLDDFVFVIKFSQVTGKLDPGMRGPYKVVKILPSGRYELKLLSGGYGKTTQAAAQYMIPWRGEWCPETCAAFFESENENSNQASSVDTSSELPVDENLKAGTSNTEVAGCSTTVEGDLQSGEAV, from the exons ATGATTCGGATTCAGGTCAACTATAGAAATGCTTCATGGTCGGATACTCTATGGAAGATTCAACTAGTTCTAAATATAACTAAACAGAAGACAATTCGATCTTCTCCACTAAATATCCTGATCGGAACTGAAACAAGCACTCCGGTTATCCGTGCCTTGGTACGTGATGTAGCCCTTGATACAACATCGCCTAATCGGGAAGCCTTTCGAGAAATGTCACGAAACAGAGTTCGTACATTGCTTAAGGACAACCAGGCCAAACAGGACAACcgtgtaaataaaaacagacaCGAGCCACGAAAGTTTAACCTtgatgattttgtttttgttatcaaGTTTTCACAGGTCACTGGAAAGCTCGACCCAGGCATGCGCGGTCCATACAAAGTCGTGAAGATCTTGCCGAGTGGACGCTATGAACTAAAACTTCTTAGCGGTGGTTATGGCAAGACGACCCAAGCGGCAGCACAATACATGATACCATGGCGGGGCGAATGGTGCCCTGAGACATGTGCTGCGTTTTTTGAAA GCGAAAATGAAAACTCCAACCAGGCGAGTTCGGTCGATACTTCATCCGAACTACCCgtggatgaaaatctgaaggcaGGAACATCAAATACCGAGGTTGCTGGCTGTAGCACTACGGTCGAGGGCGACCTACAGTCAGGAGAGGCCGTATAA